Genomic DNA from Nanoarchaeota archaeon:
CGGTTTCAAAGCTCTTTTTTTCTTCGCAATCAGGTATTATTATTGCAATATCTATATCGGATGCCGGTTTCTGCGTTCCCTCAGCATAGCTTCCTCCGACAAGAAGCGCGTAAAACGGGCTTTTTATGCCGTCAGTTACCTGCTTTATGTTTTTGAGCGGGATATCTGCGCGATCTTCTTTTATTGCCGCCTCGATAAACGCAAGATAGCCGATATGCTCATCAGTTTCATAATTTAGCGAGTATAGGTTGGTGTTTCCGCGCGTTTCTTCTTTCAAAATGCCTGTTTTTGAGAATTTTTTCATTGCTTCGGGAATGTAATGATGAGATTTAGTTTTGTATGTGCGGTTTATTTCGGTGATGGTAAATGCTTTCCACGGTTCTCTTACAAATATTCTAAGCAGCTTGGATTCCTTTTTCATTAACCCATTTTTAGGGGTTACATTACCCACTTTTTTGGACATATAGCATATTTATGATTTAACGTTTATATGCTTTCTGTTTCGGCATAAGCGCGCCTTAAAGAGTTAATATACCTGATGCAGACA
This window encodes:
- a CDS encoding nucleotidyltransferase domain-containing protein; the encoded protein is MSKKVGNVTPKNGLMKKESKLLRIFVREPWKAFTITEINRTYKTKSHHYIPEAMKKFSKTGILKEETRGNTNLYSLNYETDEHIGYLAFIEAAIKEDRADIPLKNIKQVTDGIKSPFYALLVGGSYAEGTQKPASDIDIAIIIPDCEEKKSFETALRRGELILPEIHGLVFTQTEFYEMLINKEYNYGKEIAKKHVIVCGAEAYYKILFEAMRYGFKG